From Pseudodesulfovibrio nedwellii:
AAAGTTCGACGCGATCCTGAAGTCGGCGGTCGAATTTGTGGCGCATGGATTCATCGGACAGATAGGTGATGTGTCCGACCATGCGGGCCACGGCCAGCCCATGCTCGGGGCGGCCAGTCTCGTAATAATCGCCCTTGTTCCATGTGGGGTCGGCCATGATGGCTTGCCGCGCGACTTCGTTGAAGGCGATGGCTTGGGCCGAGTGCTTGGTGGTGGTGGCGAGTGGCAGGGCAGCGCGGACTCGATCGGGATACCGTACAGACCATTCAAGGACTTGCATGCCGCCGACGGAACCGCCTGCAACGGCCAAAAGTGTGTCGATGCCGAGGTGATCGACAAGCCGACGCTGGCAGCGCACCATGTCGCCGATAGTTACCACCGGGAAAGAGGTTCCGTATGGGTGGTTGGTTTCCGGGTTGCGTGTCATTGGTCCGGTGGACCCCATGCACCCGCCAATGGTGTTGGAACAAATGATGAAATATTTGTCCGTGTCGATGGGCTTGCCCGGTCCGACCATGAGATCCCACCAACCTGGCTTGGGATCTTCTTCATTGTAATATCCGGCAACATGGGAGTCACCGGTCAGGGCGTGACAAACGAGGATGGCGTTGGACTTGTCCTCGTTCAGCGTGCCGCAGGTCTCATAGGCCAGTGTTACCGATGGAAGAGTGCGGCCTGAATCCAGAGTCAGTCCAGAACCGCCTTCGTCAAACGTGAAGGTTTCTTTCTTGACCAGTCCCACGGATGGCCCGTCAGCATTGTGTTCAATATATTCGCTCATGTCGTGAAAGTACGGCAGAGCGGTTTAGGGGTCAATGGTCAGGCTGTTAGAACTCTTTGTTCATGATTTTCAGACAGCGTAACAGGGTGTCGTGGTCTTCAGGTGGACAGGCTCCGATGAGTTCTTCGGTCAGCTGCAAATGCAGCCTGTCGTGTTCTTCGAAGAGGGCGTCTCCCTTGTCCGTCAATTCGACGTTGATGGACCGACGATCAGTGTCGTGGGGCTTGCGGCGAACGCATCCCTTTGACTCCAGCCTGTCCACAAGCACAGTCAGTGTACCTGTGGTGATGCCCATGGCTTCGGCCAGCTCTTTCATACGCATGGCTCCATGGATGCCGAGAATTTCCAGAGTATGCATTTGTGGCAGGGTCATGCCCTTTTCCCGCACCACATCGTGTTCCCACGATGAGAGTTTTTCAAAGAATTCGATAATGGCGTGGTTGATTTCGTTGATCATGGTCGTCTCCTAAGTCGTAGATGTATACAGACTGTATGCACCAAAGGCTATGGTCATGACACCGGCAGTCCGCATGACCATTGGTTCGACCCAATCCTGTTCAAGTGTGCGAACGAAACCCGCGGCCTTGTATATCGCATAGATGACCGTTCCAAGAGCGGCGGCCGTGCCGATAGCATATGCACCGAATACCATAGTTCCTTTGAGGAGACTCCCAGAG
This genomic window contains:
- a CDS encoding MarR family winged helix-turn-helix transcriptional regulator; the protein is MINEINHAIIEFFEKLSSWEHDVVREKGMTLPQMHTLEILGIHGAMRMKELAEAMGITTGTLTVLVDRLESKGCVRRKPHDTDRRSINVELTDKGDALFEEHDRLHLQLTEELIGACPPEDHDTLLRCLKIMNKEF
- the metX gene encoding homoserine O-acetyltransferase MetX — translated: MSEYIEHNADGPSVGLVKKETFTFDEGGSGLTLDSGRTLPSVTLAYETCGTLNEDKSNAILVCHALTGDSHVAGYYNEEDPKPGWWDLMVGPGKPIDTDKYFIICSNTIGGCMGSTGPMTRNPETNHPYGTSFPVVTIGDMVRCQRRLVDHLGIDTLLAVAGGSVGGMQVLEWSVRYPDRVRAALPLATTTKHSAQAIAFNEVARQAIMADPTWNKGDYYETGRPEHGLAVARMVGHITYLSDESMRHKFDRRLQDRVELSFDFEADFQVESYLRYQGNKFVDRFDANSFLYLTKAADYFNLENQHGEGSLVSAFSRASCRYLVISFTSDWLYPTYQSKAMVKAMKKNGLDVSFCEIEAPWGHDAFLLPNDRLNGLLSGFLNRVSNEITGDK